The following are encoded together in the Pseudomonas sediminis genome:
- a CDS encoding efflux RND transporter permease subunit produces the protein MISRFFIDRPVFATVISIVIVLAGLAAMRALPIAQYPEILPPQVSVSAAYPGASSQVIAETVAAPLEQEINGVENMIYQLSNSSSSGAMSLTVYFAVGTDPDQATINVNNKVQAALAKLPEEVRRQGVKVEKKSSDILQVITLYSPDGSRDPIFISNYALINVIDELKRLKGVGDASQFGSKDYSMRIWLRPDKLAQYNLTPTDVVNAIREQNSQFAAGSFGQQPLKEPQDFTYTVTTQGRFTDPKEFESVILRTDDTGASLLLKDVARVELGAQDYSLVTTLNGQQNAAFGIYLQPGANALDTAEAVERTMQRLAKRFPEGIAYKIPYDTTKFVQVSITEVIHTFFEALVLVVLVVFIFLQNWRATLIPVLAIPVSLVGTFAGMYLLGFSINLLTLFGMVLAIGIVVDDAIVVIENVERVMRTQGLNARDASIKAMEEVTGPIIAIVLVLCAVFVPVGFLGGLAGQMYKQFAITIAVSVVISGIVALTLSPALCALLLKPGHHEPAAPFRAFNRFFDKATAGYGAGVRFFLKRSLVGLLLFGGMIALIMLLFSRVPGSLVPDEDQGYVINAYYLPPAASLNRTEALSGAVSQQLIEHPAVADVVTFAGFDVLTFGVRSNAGVSFVPLKDWSERTTDELDARNLTREFMGMGAAQKDGLVLSFNPPPITGMSTTGGFESFIQDRSGGSVEQLGEKVQAFVAAASKRPELAGIQSTFSANVPQYYIDLDRTKTRALGVSVSDVFTAMQATFGSYYVNDFTLYGRTWQVSLQSESEFRRKPEDLGQVYVRSSSGDLVPLSTLLRVRRILGPDSYDRFNVYPSAKVLGGPAPGYSSGQALAAMQEVADEVLGEDYSLGWIGSAYQELATQGSGTQAFVFGLILVFLILAAQYERWTLPLAVVTAVPFAVFGAILAVWLRGIQNDVYFQVGLVTLIGLAAKNAILIVEFAVLLRAEGKSIFESALEAAKLRFRPIVMTSLAFILGCVPLAISSGAGSASRHSIGTGVIGGMLAATLLATFVIPMFYLLVETAAQRVSRRGKAREEEQPH, from the coding sequence ATGATCTCGCGCTTTTTCATCGACCGCCCGGTATTTGCCACCGTCATTTCCATCGTCATCGTGCTCGCCGGCTTGGCGGCGATGCGCGCGCTGCCCATTGCTCAGTACCCGGAAATCCTGCCGCCGCAGGTATCGGTCAGCGCCGCTTACCCCGGTGCTAGCTCGCAGGTCATCGCCGAAACCGTGGCGGCACCGCTGGAGCAGGAGATCAACGGTGTCGAGAACATGATCTACCAGCTGTCCAACTCCTCCAGCAGTGGGGCGATGAGCTTGACGGTGTACTTCGCGGTCGGCACCGACCCGGACCAGGCCACCATCAACGTCAACAACAAGGTGCAAGCAGCGTTGGCCAAGCTGCCGGAAGAAGTGCGCCGCCAGGGTGTGAAGGTGGAGAAGAAGTCTTCCGACATCCTCCAGGTGATCACCCTCTATTCGCCGGATGGTTCGCGCGACCCGATCTTCATCAGCAACTACGCGCTGATCAACGTCATCGACGAACTCAAGCGTCTCAAGGGCGTTGGTGATGCCAGCCAGTTCGGTTCCAAGGACTACTCCATGCGCATCTGGCTGCGCCCGGACAAGCTGGCGCAGTACAACCTGACGCCCACCGACGTGGTCAATGCCATTCGCGAGCAGAACTCGCAGTTCGCCGCCGGTAGCTTCGGCCAGCAGCCGCTGAAGGAGCCACAGGACTTCACCTACACCGTCACCACGCAAGGGCGTTTCACCGACCCGAAGGAGTTCGAGAGCGTCATCCTGCGTACCGACGATACCGGTGCCAGCCTGCTGCTCAAGGATGTGGCGCGGGTCGAGCTGGGCGCCCAGGACTACTCGCTGGTCACTACCCTCAATGGCCAGCAGAACGCCGCTTTCGGCATCTACCTGCAGCCCGGCGCCAACGCCCTGGACACCGCCGAAGCGGTCGAACGCACCATGCAGCGTCTGGCCAAGCGCTTCCCCGAGGGCATCGCCTACAAGATCCCCTACGACACCACCAAGTTCGTTCAGGTCTCGATCACTGAGGTGATCCACACTTTCTTCGAGGCGCTGGTGCTGGTGGTGTTGGTGGTGTTCATCTTCCTGCAGAACTGGCGCGCCACGCTGATTCCGGTGCTGGCGATTCCGGTATCGCTGGTCGGCACCTTTGCCGGCATGTACCTGCTGGGCTTCTCCATCAACCTGCTGACGTTGTTCGGTATGGTGCTGGCCATCGGCATCGTGGTGGACGATGCCATCGTGGTGATCGAGAACGTCGAGCGGGTGATGCGCACGCAGGGGCTGAATGCGCGAGATGCCTCGATCAAGGCGATGGAAGAGGTGACCGGGCCGATTATTGCCATCGTTCTGGTGCTGTGCGCGGTGTTCGTGCCGGTGGGCTTTCTCGGCGGCCTGGCGGGGCAGATGTACAAGCAGTTCGCGATCACCATCGCAGTGTCGGTGGTGATTTCCGGCATCGTCGCCCTGACGCTTTCCCCCGCGCTTTGCGCGCTGTTGCTCAAGCCAGGCCATCACGAACCGGCGGCGCCTTTTCGCGCCTTCAACCGCTTCTTCGACAAGGCCACCGCAGGCTACGGCGCCGGCGTGCGTTTCTTCCTCAAGCGTTCGCTGGTCGGCCTGCTGCTGTTCGGCGGCATGATCGCGCTGATCATGCTGCTGTTCTCACGGGTGCCCGGCTCGCTGGTGCCCGATGAGGATCAGGGCTACGTGATCAACGCCTACTACCTGCCGCCGGCCGCTTCGCTCAATCGCACCGAGGCGCTGAGCGGGGCGGTGAGCCAGCAGTTGATTGAGCATCCGGCAGTGGCGGATGTGGTGACTTTCGCCGGTTTCGACGTGCTCACCTTCGGCGTGCGCAGCAACGCCGGGGTGTCCTTCGTGCCGCTCAAGGACTGGAGTGAGCGCACCACGGACGAGCTCGATGCACGCAATCTGACGCGCGAGTTCATGGGCATGGGCGCTGCGCAGAAGGATGGCCTGGTGTTGTCGTTCAATCCACCACCGATCACCGGCATGAGCACCACCGGTGGCTTCGAGTCCTTCATTCAGGACCGCTCCGGCGGCAGCGTCGAGCAGCTCGGCGAGAAGGTCCAGGCCTTCGTCGCAGCCGCCAGCAAGCGGCCGGAGCTGGCCGGCATTCAGAGCACCTTCAGCGCCAACGTGCCGCAGTACTACATCGACCTGGATCGCACCAAGACGCGGGCGCTGGGCGTCAGCGTCAGCGATGTGTTCACCGCGATGCAGGCGACCTTCGGCAGTTACTACGTCAACGACTTCACGCTCTACGGGCGTACCTGGCAGGTCAGTCTGCAGTCCGAGTCGGAGTTCCGCCGCAAGCCGGAAGACCTCGGCCAGGTCTACGTGCGTTCCAGCAGTGGCGATCTGGTGCCGCTGTCGACCTTGCTGCGGGTGCGGCGCATCCTCGGGCCGGATTCCTACGACCGTTTCAACGTCTATCCCTCGGCCAAGGTGCTTGGTGGCCCGGCGCCAGGCTACAGCTCCGGGCAGGCACTGGCGGCGATGCAGGAAGTGGCCGATGAGGTATTGGGCGAGGACTACAGCCTCGGCTGGATCGGCTCCGCGTATCAAGAGCTGGCGACTCAGGGTTCGGGCACTCAGGCCTTCGTCTTCGGCCTGATTCTGGTGTTCCTGATTCTCGCCGCGCAGTACGAGCGCTGGACGCTGCCGTTGGCAGTGGTCACCGCCGTGCCGTTCGCCGTGTTCGGCGCGATTCTCGCGGTGTGGCTGCGCGGCATTCAGAACGACGTGTACTTCCAGGTCGGTCTGGTTACCCTGATCGGTCTGGCGGCGAAGAACGCTATCCTCATCGTCGAGTTCGCCGTGTTGCTGCGTGCCGAGGGCAAGAGCATCTTTGAATCGGCGCTGGAGGCGGCCAAGCTGCGTTTCCGTCCCATCGTGATGACTTCGCTGGCGTTCATTCTCGGCTGCGTACCGCTGGCCATCAGCTCCGGCGCCGGCTCGGCCAGTCGTCACTCCATCGGCACCGGGGTGATCGGCGGCATGCTCGCGGCAACCCTGCTGGCCACGTTCGTTATCCCGATGTTCTATCTGCTGGTGGAAACGGCAGCGCAACGGGTGAGCCGGCGCGGCAAGGCCAGGGAGGAAGAACAACCGCATTGA
- a CDS encoding efflux RND transporter periplasmic adaptor subunit, producing MPFVRLVGVCLPFSLVLLAASVEAAEAPPTAVTVEQVKAGELPIVLEYPARTAGYREVQVRAQVGGILQERTYQEGSRVQKDQVLFRIDSRPYEAALARAKGALAQEQARFRQTDRDLKRIRELQKKGFASESELDNAISNFEQSKANIEAAQAEVQSRQIDLDYTTVKAPITGITSKESVSEGSLIVAGDPSASLLTQITQLDPIFVNFAYPDAEAERLRREVSEGSLALPASGKLSVEVHFGDGSAYPTAGEVDFTDSLIDRGTGTVSARGVVPNPDQKLLPGQFVRVQVKGLTRPNAITVPERAVAQGPRGTFVYVVDEQGLARMRQVTTGDTASGRWVILAGVSDGERVIVDGLAKVRPDSPVKVEEAKAATPASPAQE from the coding sequence ATGCCCTTCGTTCGTCTGGTCGGAGTCTGTCTGCCCTTCAGCCTGGTCCTGCTGGCCGCGAGCGTCGAGGCCGCCGAGGCGCCACCGACGGCGGTGACGGTCGAGCAGGTCAAGGCCGGCGAACTACCTATCGTGCTGGAGTATCCGGCGCGAACCGCTGGTTACCGCGAAGTGCAGGTTCGAGCCCAGGTCGGCGGCATTCTGCAGGAGCGCACCTACCAGGAGGGTAGTCGGGTGCAGAAGGATCAGGTGCTGTTTCGCATCGATTCGCGCCCCTACGAGGCGGCTCTGGCCCGTGCCAAGGGCGCGCTGGCGCAGGAGCAGGCGCGTTTCCGGCAGACCGATCGTGACCTCAAACGCATCCGCGAATTGCAGAAGAAGGGCTTCGCCAGCGAGAGTGAACTGGACAACGCCATCTCCAACTTCGAACAGAGCAAGGCCAATATCGAGGCGGCCCAGGCCGAGGTGCAGTCGCGCCAGATTGACCTCGACTACACCACGGTCAAGGCGCCGATCACCGGCATCACCAGCAAGGAAAGCGTTTCCGAAGGCAGCCTGATCGTCGCCGGTGATCCCAGTGCCAGCCTGCTGACGCAGATCACCCAGCTCGACCCGATCTTCGTCAACTTCGCTTACCCGGATGCCGAGGCCGAGCGTCTGCGCCGTGAAGTGTCCGAAGGCAGCCTGGCGCTGCCGGCCAGCGGCAAACTCAGCGTGGAAGTGCATTTTGGTGATGGCTCGGCCTATCCGACAGCGGGCGAAGTGGACTTCACCGACAGCCTGATCGATCGCGGTACCGGCACCGTCAGCGCCCGTGGCGTGGTGCCGAACCCCGATCAGAAGCTGTTGCCCGGGCAGTTCGTGCGTGTGCAGGTCAAGGGGCTGACCCGTCCCAACGCCATCACCGTACCGGAGCGCGCCGTCGCTCAGGGCCCGCGCGGGACCTTCGTCTACGTAGTGGACGAGCAAGGCCTCGCGCGCATGCGTCAGGTCACCACCGGTGATACGGCCAGCGGGCGCTGGGTGATTCTGGCTGGCGTCAGCGATGGTGAACGGGTGATCGTCGACGGCCTGGCCAAGGTGCGACCGGACAGCCCGGTCAAAGTCGAGGAGGCGAAGGCAGCCACGCCAGCCAGCCCGGCGCAGGAGTAA